Proteins co-encoded in one Podarcis muralis chromosome 12, rPodMur119.hap1.1, whole genome shotgun sequence genomic window:
- the LOC114607556 gene encoding CX3C chemokine receptor 1-like, with protein sequence MAEDHLEVVTEYLYEEQAIMCEKTDIQAFGKVFLPILYALVFTVGLVGNGLVVLTIVQGGRQKSVTDIFLLNLAICDLLFVISLPFWASYIVKGWTLGNIPCRIVSSFYSVGLYGGMFFITVISIDRYFAIVRATCIMKARTIRHGSLTSLAVWTLAILFAAPHFVFIRNIGRECTSLYPEHLEEIWPIFTYIEYNVIGFLLPLCIMSFCYLMIVKTLMSCKNHRKRRAMKLILLVVVVFFLFWTPYHISLFLQILRLSDFFHSCSSRRLLDYTMQITESLAFSHCCLNPIIYAFAGEKFRKKLSRLALRCVSFFFFCAPCDRAPVPVPEVTITSNHTQNTSDQDGSILL encoded by the coding sequence ATGGCTGAGGACCATCTGGAAGTGGTCACTGAGTATCTCTATGAAGAGCAGGCCATAATGTGCGAGAAAACAGACATCCAGGCATTTGGCAAAGTCTTTCTGCCCATACTGTATGCCCTTGTGTTCACCGTAGGGCTGGTTGGAAACGGCCTGGTGGTTCTGACCATCGTGCAAGGTGGGCGTCAAAAGAGCGTCACTGACATATTTCTCCTGAACTTGGCCATTTGTGATCTCCTTTTTGTCATTTCTCTTCCCTTTTGGGCTTCTTACATCGTAAAAGGTTGGACACTCGGGAACATTCCGTGTCGGATCGTTTCCTCTTTCTACTCCGTGGGCTTGTACGGAGGGATGTTTTTCATCACTGTCATAAGCATTGATCGGTACTTTGCTATCGTCCGGGCAACCTGCATCATGAAAGCCAGAACAATCCGACATGGATCTCTCACTAGCCTTGCAGTCTGGACCTTGGCCATTTTGTTTGCAGCTCCCCATTTCGTGTTCATCCGAAATATAGGTAGAGAATGCACTTCTCTGTATCCTGAACACCTTGAGGAAATCTGGCCCATTTTCACTTACATAGAATATAATGTCATTGGTTTCCTTCTCCCACTGTGCATCATGAGTTTCTGCTACCTGATGATCGTCAAAACCTTGATGTCCTGCAAAAATCACCGGAAAAGAAGAGCCATGAAGCTGATTTTATTAGTGGTTGTTGTGTTCTTCCTGTTCTGGACTCCATACCACATATCACTTTTTCTGCAGATATTGAGGCTCTCCGATTTCTTTCATAGCTGCAGCTCAAGGAGGCTTTTAGATTACACCATGCAAATCACCGAATCGCTGGCTTTCAGCCACTGCTGCCTTAATCCCATCATCTATGCTTTCGCCGGTGAAAAATTCAGAAAGAAGCTTTCTCGCTTGGCTCTCAGATGTGTCTCGTTCTTTTTTTTCTGTGCGCCTTGCGATAGAGCTCCCGTTCCCGTTCCAGAGgtcaccataaccagcaaccatACACAGAACACCAGTGACCAAGATGGCTCCATCCTTCTGTGA